One stretch of Tepiditoga spiralis DNA includes these proteins:
- a CDS encoding substrate-binding periplasmic protein translates to MKKILILILFIVLFNFSFSIDFKNIVINITDDGAEWPPYIYYERINGEKTNKITGFTVEVIKKIFEAENIKYTITLLPWKRALKEVEIGKKYQMILNASYNEDRAKKFYFSKPFYYTHPYYFYNKKLHPNGLDIKKLNDFKNYRINGVLGYNYELYGLNKKNVDTTAKNFLGAIKQIQANYYDLFPEAFEVLYGYFILNDLDFEKEQIGYKPIQWLKPTTFYAIFTKNSFGLELKKIFDKGLEKLKESGEYDKILDKYIKY, encoded by the coding sequence ATGAAAAAAATTTTAATTTTAATTTTATTTATTGTTTTATTTAATTTTAGTTTTTCTATTGATTTTAAAAATATTGTAATTAATATTACCGATGATGGTGCAGAATGGCCGCCATATATTTACTATGAAAGAATTAATGGAGAAAAAACAAATAAGATAACAGGATTTACAGTTGAAGTTATTAAAAAAATTTTTGAAGCTGAAAATATAAAATACACTATTACACTTTTACCTTGGAAAAGAGCATTAAAAGAAGTAGAAATTGGAAAAAAATATCAAATGATATTAAATGCAAGTTATAATGAAGATAGAGCAAAAAAATTTTATTTTTCAAAACCTTTTTATTATACTCATCCTTATTATTTCTATAATAAAAAGTTACATCCAAATGGATTGGATATAAAAAAATTGAATGATTTTAAAAATTATAGGATAAATGGAGTACTTGGATACAATTATGAACTCTATGGATTAAATAAAAAAAATGTTGATACCACTGCAAAAAATTTTTTAGGAGCAATAAAACAAATTCAAGCTAATTATTACGATCTTTTTCCAGAAGCATTTGAAGTATTATATGGTTATTTTATTTTAAATGATCTTGACTTTGAAAAAGAACAGATTGGATATAAACCAATTCAATGGTTAAAGCCAACAACATTTTATGCAATATTTACAAAAAATAGTTTTGGACTTGAATTAAAAAAAATCTTTGATAAAGGTTTAGAAAAATTAAAAGAATCTGGAGAATATGATAAAATATTAGATAAATATATAAAATATTAA
- a CDS encoding histidine phosphatase family protein encodes MNIYIVRHGESEHNKAGIWQGLLDGELSEVGIEQARKLSNKLQNEKIDAIYSSKLKRAMKTADIIAEKHNLKVERYKEFNECKIELWNGYSINDVFTKFSSEFEEWANNPWTIIEGVESMGNLQKRVVEKFLKIVKKHSEEDTILIVSHGLALRTIIHWIFEMPLNKYRKIHLYNTSLTKIKYEKDTFSIEFLNDTSHLTK; translated from the coding sequence ATGAATATATATATTGTTAGACATGGTGAAAGCGAACATAATAAAGCAGGTATTTGGCAAGGCTTACTAGATGGAGAATTAAGTGAAGTAGGTATAGAACAGGCAAGAAAACTTTCAAATAAATTACAAAATGAAAAAATTGATGCAATTTATTCTTCAAAACTTAAAAGAGCAATGAAAACTGCCGATATAATTGCAGAAAAACATAATTTAAAAGTAGAAAGATACAAAGAATTCAATGAATGTAAAATAGAACTTTGGAATGGATATAGCATAAATGATGTATTTACAAAATTTAGTAGCGAATTTGAGGAATGGGCAAATAATCCATGGACAATAATTGAAGGTGTTGAATCTATGGGAAATTTGCAAAAAAGAGTTGTTGAAAAATTTTTAAAAATTGTGAAAAAACATTCAGAAGAGGACACAATATTAATTGTATCCCATGGACTTGCATTGAGAACCATAATTCATTGGATATTTGAAATGCCACTAAACAAATATAGAAAAATTCATTTATACAATACATCATTAACAAAGATAAAATATGAAAAAGATACCTTTAGCATAGAATTTTTAAATGACACTTCGCATTTAACTAAATAG
- the aroF gene encoding 3-deoxy-7-phosphoheptulonate synthase gives MIIFLKNNCENNELEKLKNTIKSMNLKFKLYNHGERNIIELIGEDRYFSKERFETFTCVEKVVKILKPYYLVSKEYKNETIIKFNDFEIKNNNFTIIAGPCSIEDRDMTFEIAHFLKENGIKIMRGGAFKPRTSPYSFQGNGMKALEYLKEASEKYNLLTVSEAVGIDVLKEIKNYVDIVQVGSRNSQNFELLKNLGSINKPVLLKRGFMNTIEEFLQSAEYIALRGNKNIILCERGIRTFENQTRNTLDISAFPLIKLNSNLPIISDPSHAAGRRDIIPTLAKASMASGANGIIVEIHPNPEKALSDGKQSLNFKEFQSMVKELINLSSALNIKIN, from the coding sequence ATGATAATTTTTTTAAAAAATAATTGTGAAAATAATGAACTTGAAAAATTAAAAAATACAATTAAAAGTATGAATTTGAAATTCAAATTATATAATCATGGAGAAAGAAATATAATAGAACTAATAGGAGAAGATAGATATTTTTCTAAAGAAAGATTTGAAACTTTTACATGCGTTGAAAAAGTAGTAAAAATATTAAAACCTTATTATTTAGTTTCAAAAGAATATAAAAATGAGACTATAATAAAGTTCAATGATTTTGAAATTAAAAATAATAACTTTACAATTATTGCTGGTCCTTGTTCTATTGAAGATAGAGATATGACTTTTGAAATAGCTCATTTTTTAAAAGAAAATGGAATAAAAATAATGAGAGGTGGAGCATTTAAACCTCGTACTTCACCATATTCTTTTCAAGGAAATGGAATGAAAGCTCTTGAATATTTAAAGGAAGCTTCAGAAAAATATAATCTTTTAACTGTTTCAGAAGCAGTCGGTATTGATGTGTTAAAAGAAATTAAAAATTATGTAGATATAGTTCAAGTTGGCTCAAGAAATTCTCAAAATTTCGAACTTTTAAAGAATCTTGGTAGTATTAATAAACCAGTTTTATTAAAAAGAGGATTTATGAATACAATAGAAGAATTTTTACAATCCGCTGAATATATAGCTCTTAGAGGTAATAAAAATATAATTCTTTGTGAAAGAGGAATAAGAACATTTGAAAATCAAACAAGAAACACTTTAGATATTTCTGCATTTCCATTAATAAAATTAAATTCAAATCTTCCAATAATATCTGATCCGAGCCATGCAGCAGGTAGAAGAGATATAATACCAACTTTGGCAAAAGCTTCTATGGCTTCAGGAGCAAATGGTATAATAGTTGAAATTCATCCAAATCCAGAAAAGGCCCTTTCAGATGGAAAACAAAGTTTAAATTTTAAAGAGTTTCAAAGTATGGTAAAAGAATTAATAAATTTATCTTCAGCTTTAAATATAAAAATAAATTAA
- the aroH gene encoding chorismate mutase, whose translation MIAIRGATSIEKNESKHIKEKTIELYDKIMKENDIKKILSIIVSVTSDITEINPVTIIRENFKLKKVALLCVQEAQFKNSKNGIIRFLIHCESNTNNFVFLHDARELRPDLEE comes from the coding sequence ATGATTGCAATAAGAGGAGCAACATCAATAGAAAAAAATGAATCAAAACATATAAAAGAAAAAACAATAGAATTGTATGATAAAATAATGAAGGAAAATGATATAAAGAAAATACTTAGTATAATTGTTTCTGTTACTTCAGATATAACAGAAATAAATCCTGTAACTATAATTAGAGAAAATTTTAAATTAAAAAAAGTAGCATTGCTTTGTGTTCAAGAGGCTCAATTTAAAAATAGTAAAAATGGAATAATTAGATTTTTAATTCATTGTGAAAGTAATACAAATAACTTTGTTTTTTTACATGATGCAAGAGAATTAAGACCTGATTTGGAGGAATAA
- a CDS encoding AAA family ATPase, producing MKRFNTTGVCVPKKHYMVNTENKLKQIMKLIENGEYFTINKPRQFGKTTTMFLLEKKLENKYTVISISFEGIGSIIMEDEKEFVQSFLEDITDSLNIKIDKKIIKTMKELSKIITKIAKASEKKIVLMIDEVDKSSNNQLFLNFLGMLRTKYLEANKGKDYTFYSIILAGVHDVKSLKTHIRPNEEIKYNSPWNIAVDFDIDLSFNSDEISTMIVDYYNDRGYELNNVKYISEKLYYYTSGYPFLVSKLCQIIDEEMMVEKEWTDEVLQDAVKIILKKQNTNFESLIKNLENNEDIYNLVYKIIIDGKEVKYNMYNPIINLCLMYGILKNENGTLKVQNKIYEQLIYDYMASKIETSQNVDTERYNFRDNFIIGDKLNMELVLKKFQLFMKEQYSEKDMNFVERNGTLIFLAFIKPIINGKGFDFKEVQVSEEKRLDVVITYGKYKYIIEMKKWYGEEYHKRGIKQLEHYLEINNQNKGYLVIFDTRKKSNKKQDNIKIKNKEIFVVWV from the coding sequence ATGAAACGATTCAATACAACAGGAGTGTGTGTTCCTAAAAAGCATTACATGGTTAATACAGAGAATAAATTAAAACAAATAATGAAATTAATAGAAAATGGTGAATACTTTACAATAAATAAACCAAGACAGTTTGGTAAAACTACTACTATGTTTTTACTTGAAAAAAAGTTAGAAAATAAGTATACAGTAATTTCCATAAGTTTTGAAGGTATTGGTTCCATAATAATGGAAGATGAAAAAGAGTTTGTTCAAAGTTTTTTAGAAGATATAACAGATTCATTAAATATAAAAATAGATAAAAAAATAATAAAAACTATGAAAGAACTATCAAAAATAATAACAAAAATAGCTAAAGCAAGTGAAAAAAAGATAGTACTAATGATAGATGAAGTAGATAAAAGCTCTAATAATCAACTATTTTTAAACTTTTTAGGCATGCTCAGAACAAAGTATTTAGAAGCAAACAAAGGAAAAGACTATACATTTTACAGTATAATCTTAGCTGGAGTACACGATGTTAAAAGCTTAAAAACTCATATAAGGCCTAATGAAGAAATAAAGTATAACAGTCCGTGGAATATAGCTGTAGACTTTGACATAGACTTATCTTTTAATTCAGATGAAATTTCTACTATGATAGTTGATTATTATAATGATAGAGGTTATGAACTCAATAATGTTAAATACATTTCTGAAAAATTATACTATTATACATCAGGTTATCCTTTTTTAGTTAGTAAACTTTGTCAAATTATTGATGAAGAAATGATGGTAGAAAAAGAATGGACTGATGAAGTTCTTCAAGATGCCGTAAAGATTATTCTAAAAAAACAAAACACTAACTTTGAATCATTAATTAAAAATTTAGAGAATAATGAAGATATATATAACTTAGTATATAAAATAATAATAGATGGAAAAGAAGTCAAATATAATATGTATAATCCAATAATAAATCTATGTTTAATGTATGGTATATTAAAAAACGAAAATGGTACTTTAAAGGTTCAAAACAAAATTTATGAACAATTAATATATGATTATATGGCATCAAAAATAGAAACATCACAAAATGTGGATACTGAAAGATACAACTTTAGAGATAACTTCATAATTGGAGACAAATTAAATATGGAACTCGTTTTAAAAAAGTTTCAGCTTTTTATGAAAGAACAATACTCAGAAAAAGATATGAATTTTGTAGAAAGGAATGGAACATTAATATTTTTAGCATTCATAAAACCAATAATAAATGGAAAAGGATTTGACTTTAAAGAAGTTCAAGTTTCTGAAGAAAAAAGGCTTGATGTTGTTATTACATATGGTAAGTACAAATATATTATTGAAATGAAAAAGTGGTATGGTGAAGAATATCATAAACGTGGTATTAAGCAACTTGAACATTATCTTGAAATAAACAATCAAAATAAAGGTTATTTAGTAATTTTTGACACTAGAAAAAAATCTAATAAAAAACAGGATAATATAAAAATTAAAAATAAAGAAATTTTTGTCGTTTGGGTTTAA
- a CDS encoding aminoglycoside phosphotransferase family protein has translation MTEYLKQNMKNLYGNKGLSFLKNLNQIISKIEKIKKYKYIKDFKTLSFNYVGLFEKDNEKYAIKIFVPNDEIYGEVFALKNKNLVEIIEYDKNLYCLIEKYAGNKMLLDLNDNKKETEIAAKLLKKLYIKKEYYNDKKLKNIKDMSKNIINFYDILSKDIDKNIIDESIQLFNSLKYEDLYLIHGDFHHFNILINSSPIIIDPKGYLGNIYYEISNYMRNNLKENKEYEIMESLI, from the coding sequence ATGACAGAATATTTAAAACAAAATATGAAAAATTTATATGGTAATAAGGGTTTAAGTTTTTTAAAAAATTTAAATCAAATAATATCAAAGATTGAAAAAATAAAAAAATATAAGTATATTAAAGATTTTAAAACATTATCTTTTAATTATGTTGGATTATTTGAAAAAGATAATGAAAAATATGCAATAAAAATTTTTGTTCCAAATGATGAAATTTATGGAGAAGTTTTTGCATTAAAAAATAAGAATTTAGTTGAAATTATTGAATATGATAAAAATTTATACTGTTTAATTGAAAAGTATGCTGGTAATAAAATGCTTTTAGACTTAAATGATAATAAAAAAGAAACTGAAATAGCTGCAAAATTATTAAAAAAACTTTATATAAAAAAAGAATATTATAACGATAAAAAATTAAAAAATATTAAAGATATGAGTAAAAATATAATAAATTTCTACGATATTTTGAGTAAAGATATTGATAAAAATATTATAGATGAATCTATACAATTATTTAATTCATTAAAATATGAGGATTTATATTTAATACATGGAGACTTTCATCATTTTAATATATTAATAAATAGTAGTCCAATAATAATAGATCCAAAAGGATATTTGGGTAATATATATTATGAAATTTCAAATTATATGAGAAATAATTTAAAGGAAAATAAAGAATATGAAATAATGGAAAGTCTGATTTAA
- a CDS encoding bifunctional 5,10-methylenetetrahydrofolate dehydrogenase/5,10-methenyltetrahydrofolate cyclohydrolase produces the protein MKIDVLPVIEKIKKEIKEHREKLNRKPKLISITDDYTGATKAYLKSQKRIAKEYDVDFEIIETENLIETIKKYNEDKNVDGIFVARPTKTIKFIEVAKILNPAKDVEGVTPYNMGMNFYGVEEFVPCTAESAVKILEQTEELKSKKVAVIGRSITVGKPLAIMLENYGRDCTVNILNSKTKNMQEITKNSDIVIVAIGKANYVNMDFLKEGTTVIDVGINVVDGKLTGDVSKEVEKYCSVTPVPGGVGSVTSAILMRNVFRAAIKGGKI, from the coding sequence ATGAAAATAGATGTTTTGCCAGTTATTGAAAAAATAAAAAAAGAAATTAAAGAACATAGAGAAAAGTTAAATAGAAAACCAAAGCTAATAAGTATAACAGATGATTATACTGGAGCAACAAAAGCTTATTTAAAATCACAAAAAAGAATAGCAAAAGAATACGATGTTGACTTTGAAATAATAGAAACAGAAAATTTAATAGAAACAATTAAAAAATATAATGAAGATAAAAATGTGGATGGAATATTTGTTGCAAGACCAACAAAAACAATAAAGTTTATTGAAGTAGCAAAAATTTTAAATCCAGCAAAAGACGTTGAAGGAGTTACGCCTTACAATATGGGAATGAACTTCTATGGAGTAGAAGAATTTGTTCCATGTACAGCAGAATCTGCAGTAAAAATATTAGAACAAACAGAGGAATTAAAGTCAAAAAAAGTTGCAGTAATAGGAAGAAGCATAACAGTTGGAAAACCCCTTGCAATAATGCTTGAAAATTATGGTAGAGACTGTACAGTTAATATATTAAATTCTAAAACAAAAAATATGCAAGAAATAACAAAGAATTCAGATATAGTTATAGTAGCAATTGGAAAAGCAAATTATGTAAATATGGACTTTTTAAAAGAAGGAACAACAGTAATAGATGTTGGGATAAATGTAGTAGATGGCAAACTCACTGGTGATGTTTCAAAAGAAGTAGAAAAATATTGTTCTGTAACACCAGTTCCAGGAGGAGTTGGAAGTGTTACATCTGCTATACTAATGAGAAATGTTTTTAGAGCAGCAATTAAGGGAGGAAAAATATGA
- a CDS encoding CPBP family intramembrane glutamic endopeptidase has translation MKKNFLITKQVILPTSFGILLIPLSQLISSLVYLLPLPKEITSILFGIVYIIISYSSIKLYCNKILYISPNSCYINKPKIYIKWLIVGILLPIIVSFVFLSSSGELIKNTMNTRGFINIILTAIFILGFSTGVVEEMIFRGLIMKVFEKQWGKTISIIVPSIIFSVLHIIGHNLNIIDIILLCIAGTTVGIMFSLIVYESNSIWASAIVHGLWNIIIIGNILSISTTHNKNAIFSYKLSSTFQFFTGGSFGIEASIISVLGYIAVIIFSLYSIKKKYKLTQKILEK, from the coding sequence ATGAAAAAAAATTTTTTAATAACTAAACAAGTAATATTACCAACTTCGTTTGGAATTTTATTAATACCACTTTCACAACTAATAAGTAGTCTAGTATATTTATTACCTTTACCAAAAGAAATAACCTCCATATTATTTGGAATAGTATACATTATAATTTCATACTCTTCAATAAAATTATATTGTAATAAGATATTATATATTTCACCGAATTCTTGTTACATCAATAAACCTAAAATTTATATTAAGTGGTTAATAGTTGGAATTTTATTACCAATTATAGTTTCTTTTGTATTTTTAAGTTCTTCTGGTGAATTAATAAAAAATACTATGAATACAAGAGGTTTTATAAATATTATATTAACAGCTATTTTTATTTTAGGATTTAGTACAGGAGTAGTTGAAGAAATGATATTTAGGGGTTTGATAATGAAAGTTTTTGAAAAGCAATGGGGAAAAACAATTTCCATAATTGTTCCTTCAATCATTTTTAGTGTTTTACATATTATTGGACATAACTTGAACATTATTGATATAATATTACTTTGCATTGCTGGAACAACTGTGGGTATTATGTTTTCTTTAATCGTATATGAAAGCAATTCAATTTGGGCTAGTGCTATTGTACATGGGCTTTGGAATATTATTATAATAGGAAATATTTTAAGTATTAGTACTACACATAATAAAAATGCAATCTTTTCATACAAATTATCCTCTACTTTTCAGTTTTTTACTGGTGGAAGTTTTGGTATAGAAGCTTCAATAATTTCCGTATTAGGTTATATTGCTGTTATAATTTTTTCATTGTACTCAATAAAAAAGAAATATAAATTAACTCAGAAGATATTAGAAAAATAA
- the glgX gene encoding glycogen debranching protein GlgX, producing the protein MVKDFKVHRGYPVFGATVDSKGVNFCIFSRNGKKVTLEIYENFYDDVPIFKYTLNERKFKTGDTWHIYVENAKANMYYGWRIDGEYDPEKGNRFNYKKLLLDPYAKAISGTYDFDDPSMYGYKKDSKFKDLEISDINSSKSSCKSIIIDDSSYDWEDDEHPRTPFNDTIIYEMHVRLFTMNPNSEVEYRGTFDGIIEKIDHLKKLGITAIELLPIFEFNPSANTRINPLTGERLEDVWGYNPINFFSVTGNYTHGLRLGEQVFQFKDFVKTMHKNGIEVILDVVYNHTGEGNEMGPTLSFRGIDNSIYYILEKNKRYYANYSGTGNTLNCSHLVVKEMILESLRYWVTEMHVDGFRFDLAAVLGRDSKGNWIGDVSLLKDIADDPILSGSKLIAEGWDAAGGYFVGEFPTGWAEWNGKFRDTVRRFIKGDNGTVSDLATRIAGSPDLFWKEGRTTYSSVNFITAHDGFTMWDLVSYNYKKNIENGENNRDGMNENDSYNHGYEGETDDPAIIKLRKRQIKNFIVTLMVSQGVPMILMGDEVCKTQHGNNNAYCQDNHKNWIDWRRKDKFNDIYNFFVKMIDFRKKHHSLRRVHFFTGRDFTGNGIADVTWHGVKPYNPDFNENSHSLAFLISGEDFAEKYKKKDNDIYVVLNSYHEPLTFEIPEIKGKKWYRVVDTYNENDFLDDPIVLNSTKYIVKEKSSIILISK; encoded by the coding sequence ATGGTAAAGGATTTTAAAGTTCATAGAGGATATCCTGTTTTTGGTGCAACAGTTGATTCAAAAGGAGTTAATTTTTGTATTTTTTCAAGAAATGGAAAAAAAGTCACTCTCGAAATATATGAAAACTTTTATGATGATGTACCTATTTTTAAATATACACTTAATGAAAGAAAGTTTAAAACTGGTGATACTTGGCATATTTATGTTGAGAATGCAAAAGCTAATATGTATTATGGATGGCGAATTGATGGAGAATATGACCCAGAAAAGGGAAATAGATTTAACTATAAAAAATTATTGTTAGATCCCTATGCAAAAGCTATTTCGGGAACATATGATTTTGATGATCCTTCAATGTATGGATATAAAAAAGATAGTAAGTTTAAAGATCTTGAAATATCAGATATTAATTCCTCAAAAAGTTCTTGTAAAAGTATAATCATAGATGATAGTTCTTATGATTGGGAAGATGATGAACATCCAAGAACTCCTTTTAATGATACAATAATTTATGAAATGCATGTAAGGTTGTTTACAATGAATCCAAATTCAGAAGTTGAATATAGAGGTACATTTGATGGAATAATAGAAAAAATAGATCATTTAAAAAAACTTGGAATAACAGCAATTGAATTACTTCCTATCTTTGAATTTAATCCATCAGCAAATACAAGAATTAATCCTCTAACAGGAGAAAGACTTGAAGATGTTTGGGGATATAATCCCATTAACTTCTTTTCTGTTACAGGGAATTATACACATGGATTAAGATTAGGAGAACAAGTTTTTCAATTTAAAGACTTTGTAAAAACTATGCATAAAAATGGAATTGAAGTTATTTTGGATGTAGTATACAATCATACAGGTGAAGGAAATGAAATGGGACCAACATTATCTTTTAGAGGAATTGATAACTCAATATACTATATATTAGAAAAAAATAAAAGATACTATGCAAATTATTCGGGAACAGGAAATACTTTAAACTGTAGTCACTTAGTTGTTAAAGAAATGATATTAGAAAGTTTAAGATACTGGGTTACAGAAATGCACGTTGATGGATTTAGATTTGATTTAGCAGCCGTTCTTGGTAGAGACTCAAAAGGAAATTGGATAGGAGATGTTTCTTTATTAAAAGATATTGCAGATGATCCAATATTATCTGGAAGCAAATTAATTGCGGAAGGTTGGGATGCAGCTGGTGGATATTTTGTTGGAGAATTTCCTACTGGTTGGGCTGAATGGAATGGAAAGTTTAGAGATACAGTAAGAAGATTTATTAAAGGAGATAATGGTACAGTAAGTGATTTAGCAACGAGAATTGCTGGAAGCCCTGATTTATTTTGGAAAGAAGGAAGAACAACATACAGTAGTGTTAATTTTATTACAGCGCACGATGGCTTTACAATGTGGGATTTGGTTTCATATAATTATAAAAAAAATATAGAAAATGGTGAAAATAATAGAGATGGAATGAATGAAAATGACAGTTACAATCATGGTTATGAAGGAGAAACAGATGATCCAGCAATAATAAAATTAAGAAAAAGACAAATTAAAAATTTTATAGTTACGTTAATGGTATCTCAAGGAGTTCCTATGATTCTTATGGGAGATGAAGTTTGTAAAACTCAACATGGTAATAATAATGCTTATTGTCAAGATAATCATAAAAACTGGATAGATTGGAGAAGAAAAGATAAATTCAATGATATTTACAATTTTTTTGTTAAAATGATAGATTTTAGAAAAAAACATCATTCTTTAAGAAGGGTTCACTTTTTTACTGGAAGAGATTTTACTGGAAATGGTATCGCTGATGTAACATGGCATGGAGTAAAACCATACAATCCAGACTTTAATGAAAATTCACACTCCTTAGCTTTTTTGATTAGTGGAGAAGATTTTGCAGAAAAATACAAGAAAAAAGATAATGATATATACGTGGTTTTAAATTCTTATCATGAACCTTTAACTTTTGAAATTCCTGAAATAAAAGGTAAAAAATGGTATAGAGTTGTTGATACATATAATGAAAATGATTTTTTAGATGATCCTATAGTATTAAATAGTACAAAGTATATAGTAAAAGAAAAAAGTTCTATAATATTAATTAGTAAATAA
- a CDS encoding formate--tetrahydrofolate ligase, which produces MLTDIEIARKAKLEKIDNIAEKLNIPEEYYNNYGKHIAKISNHYMKELKDKKDGKLILVTAITPTPAGEGKTTTSIGLSMALNKLEKKSIVALREPSLGPVMGIKGGAAGGGYSQVLPMEDINLHFTGDIHAITTAHNLVSAVLDAHIKYGNKLNIDTTRILWKRAMDMNDRALRNIVIGLGGKANGVTREDGFIITAASEVMAVLCLAESITDLKKKLASIVIARNLKGEPVTIGDLKIEGSLALVLKDAINPNLVQTIENTPALIHGGPFANIAHGTNSMMATKMALKMTDYVVTEAGFGADLGAEKFLDFVSPTFKLHPDTVVLVATIRALKYHGGQKLDTISEENLETLNKGLENLKVHIENLKKFGVPVVVAINKFATDTEKEIQIVKDYAENLGSKASINTSFADGSSGAIELAKEVIESVEKENNYKPLYTLENTLEEKLEILSKEIYRAGTLELTPTAKSKIKFLRKYGYDNLPLIVAKTQSSISDDKKKLGAPNGYKFTVRDFELSAGAGFIVALAGEIMRMPGLGKIPNAVNLDIDKDGIIKGLS; this is translated from the coding sequence ATGCTTACAGATATTGAAATAGCAAGAAAAGCAAAACTAGAAAAAATAGATAATATAGCTGAAAAATTGAATATTCCTGAAGAATATTATAATAACTATGGAAAACATATAGCTAAAATATCAAATCACTATATGAAAGAATTAAAAGATAAAAAAGATGGAAAATTAATTTTAGTTACTGCAATAACTCCAACTCCAGCTGGAGAAGGTAAAACAACGACAAGTATAGGTTTATCAATGGCATTAAATAAACTCGAAAAAAAATCAATAGTAGCTTTAAGAGAACCATCATTAGGACCAGTAATGGGCATAAAAGGTGGAGCTGCAGGTGGAGGATATTCACAAGTTTTACCAATGGAAGATATTAATTTACACTTTACTGGAGACATACATGCAATTACAACAGCACATAATTTAGTTTCAGCAGTACTCGATGCTCATATAAAATATGGAAATAAATTAAATATAGATACAACAAGAATATTATGGAAAAGAGCAATGGATATGAATGATAGAGCTCTTAGAAATATAGTAATAGGGCTTGGAGGAAAAGCCAATGGTGTAACAAGAGAAGACGGCTTTATTATAACAGCTGCTTCTGAAGTAATGGCCGTATTATGTTTAGCTGAAAGTATTACGGATTTAAAGAAAAAATTGGCAAGTATAGTAATTGCAAGAAACTTAAAGGGAGAACCTGTAACAATTGGAGATTTAAAAATAGAAGGATCATTGGCATTAGTTTTAAAAGATGCAATAAATCCTAACTTAGTACAAACAATTGAAAATACTCCAGCATTGATACATGGTGGACCTTTTGCTAATATAGCACATGGAACAAATTCAATGATGGCTACAAAAATGGCATTGAAAATGACAGATTATGTTGTTACAGAAGCTGGTTTTGGAGCAGACCTTGGAGCAGAAAAATTTTTAGATTTTGTTTCACCAACATTTAAGTTGCATCCAGATACAGTTGTTTTAGTAGCTACTATAAGAGCATTAAAGTATCATGGAGGTCAAAAATTAGATACTATATCAGAAGAAAATCTTGAAACATTAAATAAAGGTTTAGAAAATCTAAAGGTTCATATAGAAAATTTAAAAAAATTTGGAGTTCCAGTTGTAGTAGCAATAAACAAATTTGCAACTGATACAGAAAAAGAAATACAAATTGTAAAAGATTATGCAGAAAATCTTGGTTCAAAAGCAAGTATAAATACATCATTTGCAGATGGTTCAAGTGGAGCTATTGAACTTGCAAAAGAAGTAATAGAATCAGTAGAAAAGGAAAATAACTACAAACCTTTATATACACTTGAAAATACACTTGAAGAAAAATTAGAAATACTATCAAAAGAAATATATAGAGCAGGAACATTAGAATTAACTCCAACGGCAAAAAGTAAAATAAAATTTTTAAGAAAGTATGGATATGATAACTTACCTTTAATAGTTGCAAAAACACAATCATCAATATCTGATGACAAGAAAAAATTAGGAGCACCAAATGGATATAAGTTTACTGTAAGAGATTTTGAACTTTCTGCAGGAGCAGGATTTATAGTAGCACTTGCAGGTGAAATAATGAGAATGCCTGGACTTGGTAAGATACCAAATGCTGTTAATCTTGATATAGATAAAGATGGAATAATAAAAGGATTATCTTAA